From the Acidobacteriota bacterium genome, the window GCTTCCCATTGTTGATAAACCATTAATTCAATATGGAATTGAAGAGGCTTTAAATTCAGATATTAGAAACATAATAATCGTAACAGGAAGGGGAAAAAATGCCATCGAGAATCATTTTGATGTAAATAAAGAACTGGAAATGATCTTAGAAGAAAGAAAAGAAATAGACCTTCTTGAAGAAGTAAAAAGAATTTCAGAATTAATCGATATATTCTATGTCAGACAGAAAGAGCCTTTAGGTTTGGGTCATGCAGTTCTAATCACTGAAGAAATAGTTGAAGATGACGCTTTTGGAGTTATTTTAGGCGATGATATCATAGAGTCAAAAATACCGTGTATAAGACAATTAATAGATGTGTTCAATCAGAAAAAATCCTCAATAGTTGCTTTACAAAGAATTAAACCTGAAGAAACAAAGAGTTATGGAATCATCAAAGGAAAAGAAATAGGAAATGGCCTTTATGAAATAGAAGATTTAGTTGAAAAACCTCTCCCAAAAAATGCCCCTTCAAACCTTGCAATTATAGGAAGATACATATT encodes:
- the galU gene encoding UTP--glucose-1-phosphate uridylyltransferase GalU; the encoded protein is MIKKAVFPAAGLGTRFLPATKAQPKEMLPIVDKPLIQYGIEEALNSDIRNIIIVTGRGKNAIENHFDVNKELEMILEERKEIDLLEEVKRISELIDIFYVRQKEPLGLGHAVLITEEIVEDDAFGVILGDDIIESKIPCIRQLIDVFNQKKSSIVALQRIKPEETKSYGIIKGKEIGNGLYEIEDLVEKPLPKNAPSNLAIIGRYILTKNIFPALRKTTPGMKGEIQLTDGIKNLLEVEKVYGYIFEGKRYDAGDKLGFIKATIEIALNREDIGNQLKEYLLNLVLNEQKI